The Planctomycetota bacterium region GTGTTATCGATTATATCATGCGCTAACTGAAGTTTCCTGTCCAGTGGCCATTGATTTTTTTCGCGCCGGTCCATCTCCGCCGCGTCCCAACCCCTTGCCGCCACACGCCTGAGGCGCGTCGCCCGATCCGCATCCACGAACACCACCCGGTCGCACCGCTGGTCGAGCCCGACCTCAAAAAGCAGCGGCACATCGAGCACGATGGCCTTGACCGCCGGGTCCGCCTCGCCCGCGGCGATGAGCCGGTCGCGCTCGGCGGCGACGATCGGATGGATCAGGCCTTCGAGCCGCTTGCGCTCGGTCGGATGGTCAAACACCCGCCGCGCCACCGCCTTACGATCCACCCGCCCCGCTGCGTCGATCACTTCGTCGCCCCACCATGCCCGCAGTTCCCGCTTGACATCGTCGAGGT contains the following coding sequences:
- a CDS encoding dephospho-CoA kinase — its product is MASSPKPIIGLAGGIGAGKSTVARQLASLGALVIDADAIAKAALDLDDVKRELRAWWGDEVIDAAGRVDRKAVARRVFDHPTERKRLEGLIHPIVAAERDRLIAAGEADPAVKAIVLDVPLLFEVGLDQRCDRVVFVDADRATRLRRVAARGWDAAEMDRREKNQWPLDRKLQLAHDIIDNTISEADCFSQVQALLRRILDSTMHA